Proteins from a genomic interval of Paenibacillus sp. FSL H8-0048:
- a CDS encoding aldose 1-epimerase family protein produces the protein MNTILRSSLAVAEISSLGAELVSFRRTDTDTEYMWNGDAAYWTGRSPVLFPMIGGAAGEVVRVDGQTYPLARHGFARRNEFTLVEASETQAIYRLSHSEDTLASYPYPFHLYLTYNLNGSTLDIGYRVENPGEGEIFFQLGTHPAFNCPIDGEGSFTDYYLEFEQPERLERLFLNENGLITPGQSETMLGADNKLPLNHGMFAHDALVFRNVQSKSVALKSKQSAKSVTVAFTGFPDLGIWQPKNAPFVCIEPWHGVADLEGFTGDFREKQNAISLPPGGHFTSALAITFN, from the coding sequence ATGAACACTATTTTACGCAGCAGCCTGGCCGTGGCCGAGATCAGTTCACTCGGTGCTGAGCTGGTCAGCTTCAGAAGAACGGATACAGACACTGAATATATGTGGAACGGAGACGCCGCTTATTGGACAGGCCGTTCTCCGGTGCTGTTCCCGATGATCGGGGGAGCCGCAGGCGAAGTGGTCCGTGTAGATGGACAGACTTATCCGCTGGCCCGGCACGGCTTCGCCAGACGCAACGAATTCACGCTGGTGGAGGCAAGCGAGACGCAAGCGATCTACCGGCTATCGCACAGCGAGGACACGCTGGCCAGCTACCCGTACCCGTTCCATCTGTATCTCACCTATAATCTGAACGGCAGCACGCTGGACATCGGCTACAGGGTGGAGAATCCCGGTGAAGGGGAGATCTTCTTCCAGCTCGGCACCCATCCGGCCTTCAACTGCCCGATTGACGGAGAAGGCAGCTTCACCGACTACTATCTTGAATTTGAGCAGCCGGAGCGCCTGGAGCGCTTATTCCTGAATGAGAATGGCCTGATCACTCCGGGCCAGAGCGAGACCATGCTAGGCGCGGATAACAAGCTGCCGCTGAACCACGGGATGTTCGCACATGATGCCCTTGTGTTCCGCAATGTCCAGTCTAAATCGGTTGCCCTGAAAAGCAAACAGTCTGCTAAGAGCGTAACGGTCGCCTTCACGGGCTTCCCTGATCTCGGCATCTGGCAGCCGAAGAATGCGCCGTTCGTGTGTATCGAGCCTTGGCATGGCGTGGCCGATCTCGAAGGCTTCACCGGCGATTTCCGGGAGAAGCAGAATGCCATCTCCCTGCCGCCGGGCGGCCATTTTACCAGCGCGCTGGCGATTACATTTAACTAA
- a CDS encoding glycosyltransferase has product MKPEISIIVPIYNVELYLRKCVDSILAQTFRSFELILVNDGSPDKCGEICEYYKELDPRVVVIHKQNGGLSDARNYGIDVAEGRYIGFVDSDDWIEPDMYEALHGLITAHNADIAVCGHCEVQDDVKLEKSFTHQVRVYDNAQAVDKLLEDTEIQNLAWDKLYKAELFSQVRYPVGRYFEDIFTTYKLFLQAKKTVSLDSPKYLYLKRSDSITGAMNNRKYYDRFRAALEIYETIQDKNYPLAKEISLSRTVTEGIELCNFQLITGETAVNKEYLAELGGFLSKHTSAILRNRIIRREMKTAALLILTSSTVYKMLYYSKLRLKGSNMI; this is encoded by the coding sequence GTGAAGCCAGAGATAAGTATTATTGTGCCTATCTACAACGTGGAATTGTACCTGAGGAAGTGTGTGGATTCGATATTGGCGCAGACCTTCCGCAGCTTTGAATTGATTCTGGTCAATGACGGATCACCCGATAAGTGCGGCGAGATATGCGAGTATTACAAGGAGCTGGACCCGCGTGTCGTCGTCATTCATAAGCAGAACGGCGGATTGTCCGATGCCCGCAACTATGGAATTGATGTGGCAGAGGGCCGGTATATCGGGTTCGTCGACAGCGATGACTGGATTGAACCGGACATGTATGAAGCTCTGCACGGACTCATCACCGCCCACAATGCAGATATCGCTGTATGCGGCCATTGCGAGGTACAGGATGATGTCAAGCTGGAAAAGTCCTTCACGCACCAGGTGCGTGTATACGATAATGCGCAAGCCGTTGACAAGCTGCTTGAGGATACCGAGATCCAGAACCTTGCCTGGGATAAGCTGTACAAGGCCGAGCTGTTCAGCCAGGTGAGATATCCGGTCGGCCGATATTTCGAGGACATTTTTACCACCTATAAATTATTCCTCCAGGCGAAGAAGACCGTCTCGCTGGACTCCCCCAAATACCTGTATCTCAAGCGAAGCGACAGCATCACCGGAGCGATGAACAACCGGAAATATTACGACCGCTTCCGTGCAGCACTGGAGATCTACGAGACGATTCAGGATAAAAACTATCCGCTCGCCAAAGAAATCTCGTTATCCCGCACCGTAACCGAAGGCATTGAGCTGTGCAACTTCCAGCTGATTACCGGCGAGACTGCAGTGAACAAGGAATATCTGGCCGAGCTGGGCGGGTTCCTGAGCAAGCATACCTCCGCGATCCTGCGCAACCGCATCATCCGCCGGGAGATGAAGACCGCAGCCCTGCTTATTCTGACCAGCTCCACGGTATACAAAATGCTGTATTATTCCAAACTCCGTTTGAAGGGAAGTAATATGATATGA
- a CDS encoding polysaccharide pyruvyl transferase family protein: MSQALEKILPLSFRNYVSNIPVYQYYKGYLSYRNAYKDKTKAIYVVGSPEHDNLGDHAITYAQMNFLRKAFPDYTLIEIVANRLMHNMKCLEEFCTPEDIFVLQGGGNFGIEYFREEEVRRKIISEFPNNKIIVFPQTIYFGETELGRAEFKKTQDLYGSHKDLTLVAREATSYEIMKAGFRNNAVLLTPDIVMSLDITDPPKERHGALLCIRADKESIFSEQDKKVIQEYTSKHYSSTTFTDTCILRPVSLEDRDHELNTLWNQFKEAEVVITDRLHGMIFAAITSTPCIALGNYNYKVVGSYEWIKHLGYVKFTNDVKQIPALLEELKTIQRPRYNNEFSVQHYSQIIESMASSSAEESASSIVTA; encoded by the coding sequence ATGAGCCAAGCCCTTGAGAAGATCCTGCCGCTGTCTTTCCGTAATTATGTAAGCAATATTCCCGTCTATCAATATTATAAGGGCTATCTGAGCTACCGGAATGCATATAAAGACAAGACAAAAGCCATTTACGTCGTCGGCTCCCCCGAGCATGACAATCTGGGCGATCACGCCATCACTTATGCGCAGATGAATTTTTTGCGGAAAGCTTTTCCCGACTATACCCTGATTGAGATTGTCGCCAACCGGCTGATGCATAACATGAAGTGCCTGGAGGAATTCTGCACCCCGGAAGATATCTTCGTGCTACAGGGCGGAGGCAACTTCGGAATCGAGTATTTCCGCGAGGAAGAGGTCCGCCGCAAGATTATCTCCGAATTCCCGAATAACAAAATCATCGTCTTCCCGCAGACCATCTACTTCGGTGAGACCGAGCTTGGCCGCGCGGAGTTCAAGAAGACACAGGACCTCTACGGTTCCCATAAGGACCTCACTCTGGTCGCCAGAGAGGCAACGTCGTACGAAATTATGAAAGCAGGTTTCAGAAACAACGCAGTGCTGTTAACACCGGACATTGTAATGTCCCTGGATATCACTGATCCTCCCAAGGAGCGCCATGGTGCCCTTCTGTGCATTAGAGCCGATAAGGAGAGTATTTTCAGCGAGCAGGATAAAAAGGTCATCCAGGAGTACACCTCCAAGCACTACAGCTCCACTACCTTCACGGATACCTGCATCCTCCGCCCTGTCTCCCTGGAAGACCGGGACCACGAGCTGAACACCTTATGGAACCAGTTCAAGGAGGCCGAGGTTGTGATTACGGACCGGCTGCACGGAATGATTTTTGCTGCGATTACGTCCACGCCTTGTATTGCGCTGGGGAATTACAATTATAAGGTTGTAGGCAGCTACGAATGGATAAAGCATCTGGGCTATGTGAAATTCACGAACGATGTGAAGCAAATCCCGGCCTTGCTGGAAGAATTGAAGACGATCCAGCGCCCCCGGTACAATAATGAGTTCTCGGTCCAGCACTACAGCCAGATCATTGAATCCATGGCAAGCAGCAGCGCTGAAGAATCTGCTTCGTCCATCGTTACCGCTTAA
- a CDS encoding oligosaccharide flippase family protein, with the protein MKTNIKLAAIITYASVFLGVVISLGSTPFIVSTLGKSEYGLFALVNSIIAYIVLLDLGFGSAVIRFNAKYISENDSAGQRNINGMFLLLFSAIGLLSLLASVILVFNFDSIFSSLDAAELGILKTIFIIAAINVAVSFPLNIFSSIITAYERFVYLKIINLIRVVLSPAMMVLVLLLDFRSTGMVTVALVLNLAIGVINVVFCRTKLNLKVRFHGFDTKLFKEIFSYSSYILLSSIAFQIYTNADPLIIGMFLGATPIAVFAIAAQLNTYILNFSNVLASFYLPKLTKMIVKGADQAALMLELVKIGRIQALIVGYIVSGFVLFGQSFILIWLGPDYKYAYTVALIIIIPQITSIVQSLFATMLEAMNMHRVKAFIYFSVAILKVALTFWFIRIWGITGCAIATAIGMIINVCLNNVYYKYKLKFDILHFWLQIIRVFIPVVLLTGACGFLLSFVSITSYVYLGMYVILYSLIYVLTMWLFGLNGAEKQMVAGPVRKVALRSQA; encoded by the coding sequence TTGAAAACCAATATTAAACTTGCTGCAATCATAACCTATGCTTCCGTATTTTTAGGCGTTGTCATCTCCCTGGGCTCGACGCCATTCATTGTGTCGACCCTGGGGAAATCCGAATATGGATTATTCGCGCTGGTGAACTCCATCATCGCCTATATCGTCCTGCTGGATCTGGGCTTCGGCAGCGCGGTCATCCGCTTCAATGCGAAATACATCTCTGAGAATGACTCTGCAGGCCAGCGCAATATCAACGGAATGTTCCTGCTGCTCTTCTCAGCCATCGGACTCCTCTCCTTACTTGCCAGTGTGATTCTGGTGTTCAATTTCGATTCGATCTTCAGCAGCCTCGATGCAGCTGAGCTCGGCATTCTGAAGACCATATTCATCATTGCCGCCATCAATGTGGCTGTCTCGTTCCCGCTGAATATCTTCAGCTCGATCATTACGGCCTATGAGCGGTTCGTCTATCTCAAAATCATCAACCTGATCCGCGTCGTCCTGTCTCCGGCCATGATGGTGCTGGTCCTGCTGCTGGACTTCAGATCGACAGGAATGGTCACTGTTGCGCTTGTGCTGAACCTGGCAATCGGCGTGATTAATGTGGTCTTTTGCCGGACCAAGCTGAACTTGAAGGTCAGATTCCACGGCTTCGATACCAAGCTGTTCAAAGAGATCTTCAGCTATTCATCGTATATCTTATTGTCGTCGATTGCCTTTCAAATCTATACGAATGCTGATCCGCTGATCATCGGGATGTTCCTCGGAGCTACGCCCATCGCCGTCTTCGCCATCGCTGCCCAGCTCAACACGTATATTCTCAACTTCTCCAATGTGCTGGCCAGCTTCTATCTGCCGAAGCTCACCAAGATGATCGTCAAGGGTGCAGATCAGGCGGCCCTAATGCTGGAGCTGGTCAAAATAGGCAGAATCCAGGCGCTGATCGTAGGCTACATCGTCTCGGGCTTCGTATTATTCGGACAGAGCTTCATTCTGATCTGGCTTGGCCCGGATTACAAATATGCATACACGGTTGCGCTGATCATCATCATTCCCCAGATCACATCGATTGTGCAATCGCTGTTCGCCACCATGCTGGAAGCGATGAATATGCACCGGGTGAAGGCCTTCATTTATTTCTCTGTTGCTATTCTGAAGGTGGCCTTAACCTTCTGGTTCATCCGGATCTGGGGGATTACAGGCTGTGCCATTGCTACGGCTATCGGGATGATCATCAATGTATGCCTGAATAATGTGTACTACAAATATAAATTGAAGTTCGATATTCTTCACTTCTGGCTGCAGATCATCCGCGTCTTCATTCCGGTGGTGCTGCTGACCGGTGCGTGCGGGTTCCTGCTTAGCTTCGTGAGCATCACTTCTTACGTGTACCTGGGTATGTATGTCATCCTCTACTCCCTCATCTATGTGCTGACCATGTGGCTGTTCGGACTGAACGGGGCAGAGAAGCAGATGGTGGCCGGACCGGTGAGAAAAGTGGCTCTGCGGAGTCAGGCCTAG